From Rubripirellula reticaptiva, the proteins below share one genomic window:
- the ndk gene encoding nucleoside-diphosphate kinase, which translates to MQRTLVLLKPDCVQRALMGKIISRFEEKGLSIVAMKMLHVTPEMSREHYAEHVEKPFYPSLEEFITSAPVVAMAIDGLDVISVVRELLGATSGLKAAAGTIRGDFSGSRQMNLVHASDSPESATRELKIYFPEGACSYEQASKDFLRACDE; encoded by the coding sequence ATGCAACGTACTTTGGTGCTGTTAAAGCCGGATTGTGTGCAACGAGCCCTGATGGGAAAAATCATCAGCCGATTCGAAGAAAAGGGACTCAGCATCGTCGCCATGAAGATGCTGCATGTGACGCCTGAGATGTCACGCGAACACTACGCGGAGCACGTCGAGAAGCCGTTTTATCCAAGCTTGGAAGAATTCATCACGTCGGCGCCAGTCGTTGCGATGGCAATCGACGGTTTGGACGTGATCTCGGTTGTTCGCGAACTGTTGGGTGCGACGAGCGGATTGAAGGCCGCTGCGGGAACGATTCGCGGTGACTTCAGCGGAAGCCGGCAAATGAACTTGGTTCACGCCAGCGACAGCCCCGAATCGGCGACTCGTGAGCTGAAGATCTACTTCCCTGAAGGCGCGTGCTCCTACGAGCAAGCTTCGAAGGACTTTTTGCGAGCCTGCGACGAATAG
- a CDS encoding amidohydrolase family protein, translated as MILFGHLLLANDSEECVTQPGTVRVDDGIITEVNLGDSPKHFDIGGPDALISPGFIDTHLHLPQFDLIGAHGMPLLQWLGEVTFPSEMKWADVDFARAMTDRVVDQLISVGTTGVAAYATVHHESAAAAIETLAGRGVRGVVGQVLMDRQAPADLCRSAGQLIDEAARLQSMFPAGNRVSAAVTPRFAISCSGPLLESAGKLAAETGAIVQTHLAETRQECELVQQLFNQADYVDVYRDAGLLTDRSVLGHGIHLTASDRRKLQQSGAVIAHCPTANSFLRSGSMSWADLNRDSVKLALGSDIGAGYERSMVRVARSMIETAATLGEQYPTAAQAWYAITAGNADALSWSDAGRIVVGASADLVVIEPTIPWQTGASPPLAMLMFAWDDRWITKTLLNGGRE; from the coding sequence GTGATTCTATTTGGGCATCTGTTACTGGCGAACGATTCTGAGGAGTGCGTCACGCAACCAGGAACGGTCCGCGTTGACGATGGCATCATCACCGAAGTCAACTTGGGTGATTCGCCAAAACACTTTGACATCGGCGGACCTGATGCTCTGATCTCACCCGGCTTCATTGACACTCATCTGCACCTGCCGCAATTCGATCTGATCGGGGCCCACGGCATGCCGCTGTTGCAGTGGCTCGGGGAAGTTACCTTCCCGAGCGAGATGAAGTGGGCGGACGTCGACTTCGCCCGTGCAATGACGGACCGTGTTGTGGATCAGTTGATTTCGGTGGGCACGACAGGCGTCGCCGCCTATGCGACCGTCCATCATGAATCGGCCGCCGCCGCGATCGAAACGTTGGCTGGTCGTGGAGTGCGGGGCGTAGTCGGGCAAGTTCTGATGGACCGACAAGCTCCCGCTGACCTTTGCCGCTCTGCCGGCCAGTTGATCGACGAAGCTGCCAGGCTGCAATCGATGTTTCCGGCCGGCAACCGAGTTTCGGCAGCCGTGACCCCTCGATTTGCGATTTCGTGCAGCGGCCCGCTGTTGGAATCCGCCGGCAAACTGGCTGCTGAAACCGGCGCGATCGTTCAAACACATTTGGCCGAGACTCGCCAAGAATGCGAACTGGTCCAGCAACTATTCAACCAAGCCGACTATGTTGATGTGTACCGCGATGCTGGATTGCTGACCGATCGTAGTGTGTTGGGGCATGGTATTCATTTGACGGCCTCGGACCGCCGCAAACTGCAACAGTCGGGTGCCGTGATCGCTCACTGCCCAACCGCCAACTCGTTTCTGCGCAGTGGATCGATGTCCTGGGCCGACTTGAACCGCGACAGCGTGAAACTGGCCCTAGGCAGCGATATCGGTGCGGGCTATGAACGCAGCATGGTCCGTGTCGCACGTTCGATGATCGAAACCGCCGCGACTCTTGGCGAACAATATCCAACCGCCGCACAGGCCTGGTATGCGATCACCGCAGGAAACGCCGACGCGCTTTCGTGGTCAGATGCAGGCCGAATCGTGGTCGGGGCGAGTGCGGATCTGGTTGTCATCGAGCCCACGATTCCTTGGCAAACCGGCGCATCGCCGCCGCTGGCGATGTTAATGTTCGCCTGGGACGACCGCTGGATCACGAAAACGCTGCTAAATGGCGGTCGCGAGTGA
- the ispG gene encoding (E)-4-hydroxy-3-methylbut-2-enyl-diphosphate synthase, whose translation MKITRNPTRAVQIGNIVVGDGNPIAVQSMTATKTQNIEATVAQAEAYRLAGAGVVRIAVDSDKDAQALGEIRQGTTANLAVDLQENFKLAELVAPFVDKIRYNPGHLYHHGRDTPWQDKVRFIIDQAAENDCAIRIGVNCGSVDPAKKAKYDAHDSITPMIESALEHCEFVDSLGFTRYVVSLKDSDPAKVVEVNRRFAKERPDVPLHLGVTEAGMPPEGVIKTRVAFEQLIGHGIGDTVRVSLTLPNDRKPEEIDAGRQIIDDIYAGRVRSVVKFDDKALNIISCPSCSRVENEAFIDLAQSVKEMSTYAKDYDITIAVMGCRVNGPGETDDADLGLWCGPAKVNLKRGTEALGAFGYDEILPRLKAELDAIIATK comes from the coding sequence ATGAAAATCACTCGCAATCCAACTCGTGCCGTTCAGATCGGAAACATCGTCGTCGGTGACGGGAATCCGATCGCTGTCCAAAGCATGACGGCAACCAAGACTCAAAACATCGAAGCGACCGTGGCGCAGGCCGAAGCCTATCGCCTGGCCGGTGCCGGTGTCGTTCGGATTGCAGTCGACAGTGACAAGGACGCGCAAGCGCTCGGCGAAATTCGCCAAGGCACAACGGCAAACTTGGCGGTAGATTTGCAAGAGAACTTCAAACTGGCCGAACTGGTCGCACCCTTCGTCGACAAGATCCGCTACAACCCCGGGCACCTATACCACCATGGCCGCGACACACCGTGGCAAGACAAGGTGCGGTTTATCATCGATCAAGCGGCGGAGAACGATTGTGCCATCCGCATCGGAGTGAACTGTGGCAGCGTCGACCCTGCGAAAAAAGCAAAGTATGACGCGCACGATTCGATCACGCCAATGATCGAAAGCGCGCTCGAACACTGCGAGTTCGTCGACTCGCTAGGGTTCACTCGCTATGTCGTTTCGCTCAAAGACAGCGATCCGGCGAAGGTAGTCGAAGTCAACAGGCGATTCGCCAAAGAACGTCCCGACGTGCCATTGCACTTGGGCGTTACCGAAGCTGGCATGCCACCGGAAGGCGTCATCAAAACTCGCGTTGCTTTCGAACAACTGATCGGTCATGGCATCGGCGACACGGTTCGAGTTTCATTGACGCTGCCGAACGATCGCAAGCCCGAAGAGATCGACGCCGGCCGGCAAATCATCGACGACATTTACGCCGGACGTGTCCGCAGCGTGGTCAAGTTCGACGACAAGGCGCTGAACATCATCAGTTGCCCGAGTTGTTCGCGAGTTGAAAACGAAGCGTTCATCGACTTGGCGCAAAGCGTCAAAGAGATGTCGACGTACGCGAAAGATTACGACATCACCATTGCAGTGATGGGATGCCGAGTGAACGGCCCCGGCGAAACGGACGACGCGGACTTGGGACTGTGGTGTGGCCCAGCCAAGGTCAACTTGAAACGCGGCACCGAAGCACTCGGCGCCTTCGGTTACGATGAAATTCTGCCCCGTTTGAAAGCCGAACTCGACGCGATCATCGCGACCAAGTAG
- a CDS encoding CinA family protein, whose protein sequence is MDDLSSLTESLRELATETVGRLAQAKCRIVFAESCTCGMVACELGKIPGVSEWLCGSAVTYRNDTKVRWIGVSAVDIDRHTAVSDPVARQMAAGVLDKTPEADLAVSITGHFGPDAPDGFDGLVFVGTCNRMDDGSVRCDARSFRMKSVGRQARQIEATQTVLRCLINALTLMRSTKD, encoded by the coding sequence ATGGATGATTTATCATCGCTGACCGAATCACTGCGCGAGCTGGCCACCGAAACCGTCGGCCGGCTTGCCCAGGCAAAGTGCCGCATCGTATTTGCCGAAAGCTGCACGTGCGGAATGGTGGCGTGCGAATTGGGCAAGATACCGGGCGTTTCTGAGTGGCTTTGCGGATCAGCGGTCACGTATCGCAACGACACCAAGGTCCGCTGGATCGGTGTCAGCGCTGTGGACATTGACCGGCACACCGCGGTCAGCGATCCAGTAGCCCGGCAAATGGCCGCGGGTGTCCTGGACAAAACTCCCGAAGCGGACCTTGCCGTCTCCATCACCGGTCATTTTGGACCCGACGCACCGGACGGATTTGACGGGTTGGTTTTTGTAGGCACTTGCAATCGAATGGACGATGGGTCGGTCCGCTGTGACGCGCGATCGTTTAGAATGAAGTCGGTTGGCCGGCAGGCAAGACAGATCGAAGCAACGCAAACGGTGCTGCGTTGCTTGATCAACGCTCTGACTTTGATGCGATCGACCAAAGATTGA
- the epsC gene encoding serine O-acetyltransferase EpsC, which produces MASDFRLKEQLPNLTEEILATYTPEDSINHLGHCALPSYTGVVEILLNIKDILYPGYRRKVGLHKGNIRYHVGGLVDTLHDQLTTEIARALRHEDRVTAKHNDCESDIDFEAKGQAMAIELLKCLPKLRRTLATDVQSAYDGDPACQTTDEVVFCYPGFEAITVYRIAHELVRLDVPFIPRMMTEWAHKETGIDIHPGATIGDYFFIDHGTGVVIGETCEIGQHVKLYQGVTLGALSFPTDNEGALIRGQKRHPTIEDHVVVYANATILGGRTIVGHDSVIGSSVWITKSVSPYTTVVLEKPQLKVRGASSDNDMFEHNSNFQI; this is translated from the coding sequence GTGGCATCTGACTTTCGGCTGAAAGAACAGCTTCCCAACCTGACCGAAGAAATCCTGGCGACTTATACGCCCGAAGACTCGATCAACCATCTTGGGCACTGCGCGCTGCCAAGCTATACCGGGGTGGTCGAGATTCTGTTGAACATCAAAGACATTCTGTATCCCGGCTACCGCCGCAAAGTCGGTTTGCACAAAGGCAATATCCGCTACCACGTCGGTGGTCTTGTCGACACGCTTCACGATCAATTGACGACTGAGATCGCGCGTGCGTTACGGCACGAAGACCGAGTGACGGCCAAACACAATGACTGCGAAAGCGACATTGATTTCGAAGCCAAAGGTCAAGCGATGGCAATCGAATTGCTGAAGTGCTTGCCGAAGCTTCGTCGCACTCTGGCCACCGATGTCCAGTCGGCCTACGACGGTGACCCTGCCTGCCAGACGACGGACGAAGTCGTGTTTTGCTATCCCGGATTCGAAGCGATCACCGTCTATCGGATCGCGCACGAATTGGTGCGACTGGATGTGCCCTTCATTCCACGAATGATGACCGAGTGGGCTCACAAGGAAACCGGCATCGACATTCACCCCGGTGCGACGATTGGTGACTACTTCTTCATCGACCACGGCACCGGTGTCGTGATCGGCGAGACTTGCGAAATCGGCCAGCACGTCAAGCTCTATCAAGGCGTGACCCTGGGCGCGCTCAGTTTTCCAACCGACAACGAAGGTGCGCTGATTCGCGGCCAGAAACGGCACCCCACGATCGAAGATCACGTGGTGGTTTACGCGAACGCGACGATTTTAGGCGGAAGAACGATCGTGGGCCACGACTCGGTGATCGGTTCAAGTGTTTGGATTACCAAATCCGTATCCCCTTATACCACTGTGGTACTTGAAAAACCGCAACTGAAAGTCCGCGGCGCATCGTCGGATAACGATATGTTCGAGCACAACTCCAACTTCCAGATCTAA
- a CDS encoding SulP family inorganic anion transporter codes for MNVPPSNDREIPKGNAAGFVKYIKADMVSGFLVFLIALPLCLGISIASGYPPIAGIFTAIVGSIVATVISNSELTIKGPAAGLIVIAIGCIEAFGGDGIAGGWSEADVSAYRAALAVGVAAAVLQVCFGFFRAGILGEFFPVSAVHGMLAAIGVIIIAKQVPVALGVTASGGPLEMLRNIPNYVAEANPAIASIGVVSILIMFLWPQVGRKFSFAKLFPSPLIVLLVAVPMGMIFDLMHAHSYTLQHHDYQLGEQYLVAMPDRVFGMFDQITTPDFSALRQPKAWTWVFMFFVIGSLESLLSAKAVDLIDPWRRKTNMDRDMIAVGAGNLCASMVGGLPMISEIVRSKANIDNGARTRFADFWHGMFLLVCVAIIPMILHRIPMAALAAMLIYTGFRLAHPHEFMNAWRIGREQLIIFVITLVSVLATDLLIGIAIGIAAKAIIHLSNGVPVRSLFKPDVEIAGDDGKTVHLVAYKSAVFSNWIPIRRLIESAGLLERKNIDFDLSETEFVDHTVMDKLHEVTEDFEQAGLVFRVIGLDEHQPLTSHQDAARRKGLCSIKRITLMTDPEIEPLLAAEFARRGATGYTSVDCRGVGKQQIDGDSIAAVPRVRLEVMVTPAVCTDILEFIRGEIQPNHRLTFVVESVQVSRLNAFVATPRMPVEV; via the coding sequence ATGAACGTACCTCCATCGAACGATCGAGAAATTCCCAAGGGCAATGCCGCGGGATTTGTCAAGTACATCAAGGCTGACATGGTGTCAGGCTTTTTGGTCTTCTTGATCGCGCTTCCTCTGTGTTTAGGCATCTCGATCGCCAGCGGCTATCCGCCCATCGCAGGTATTTTCACTGCAATCGTGGGCTCGATCGTCGCGACTGTGATCAGTAATTCTGAACTGACGATCAAAGGCCCCGCCGCTGGTCTGATCGTCATCGCGATCGGATGCATCGAAGCATTTGGTGGCGACGGCATCGCGGGCGGATGGTCAGAAGCCGACGTGAGCGCCTATCGCGCCGCGCTTGCGGTCGGTGTCGCGGCAGCGGTCCTGCAGGTCTGCTTTGGGTTCTTTCGCGCAGGGATCCTGGGCGAGTTTTTCCCGGTCTCGGCAGTCCACGGCATGTTGGCAGCGATCGGTGTGATCATCATCGCAAAACAGGTTCCAGTAGCGCTCGGCGTCACGGCATCAGGCGGGCCGCTGGAAATGCTGAGGAATATTCCGAACTACGTTGCCGAAGCAAACCCGGCGATCGCGTCGATCGGCGTGGTCAGTATCTTAATCATGTTTTTGTGGCCGCAAGTCGGTCGAAAATTCTCATTCGCCAAGCTCTTTCCATCGCCGCTGATCGTGTTGCTAGTCGCAGTTCCGATGGGCATGATTTTCGACTTGATGCATGCGCACAGCTACACGCTTCAGCATCACGACTACCAGCTCGGTGAACAGTATCTCGTTGCGATGCCTGATCGCGTGTTTGGCATGTTTGACCAGATCACGACACCAGACTTCTCGGCGCTTCGGCAACCCAAAGCTTGGACATGGGTGTTTATGTTCTTTGTGATCGGCAGCTTGGAATCGTTGCTGTCCGCCAAAGCGGTCGACTTGATCGACCCTTGGCGTCGGAAGACAAACATGGACCGCGACATGATCGCCGTTGGTGCAGGCAATCTTTGTGCGTCAATGGTCGGTGGCTTGCCGATGATTTCAGAAATTGTTCGTAGCAAAGCAAACATCGACAACGGCGCGCGAACTCGCTTTGCCGATTTTTGGCACGGCATGTTCTTGCTCGTTTGCGTTGCGATCATCCCGATGATCCTGCACCGCATCCCAATGGCTGCTCTTGCCGCGATGCTGATCTATACAGGATTCCGTTTGGCTCACCCCCATGAGTTCATGAACGCGTGGCGAATCGGCCGCGAACAGTTGATCATCTTCGTGATCACTTTAGTTTCCGTGTTGGCCACAGACTTGTTGATCGGTATTGCCATCGGAATCGCGGCCAAGGCGATCATCCACCTGTCCAATGGCGTCCCCGTGCGTTCGCTGTTCAAACCCGACGTGGAAATTGCCGGCGATGACGGCAAAACAGTACACCTAGTTGCCTACAAGTCGGCGGTGTTCAGTAACTGGATCCCGATCCGACGTTTGATCGAAAGCGCAGGCTTGCTGGAACGCAAGAACATTGATTTCGACTTGTCTGAAACGGAATTCGTCGACCACACCGTGATGGACAAGCTTCACGAGGTGACCGAGGATTTCGAGCAAGCGGGACTCGTATTCCGAGTCATTGGATTGGACGAGCATCAACCACTAACCTCTCACCAGGACGCTGCTCGTCGCAAAGGCCTATGCTCAATCAAACGCATCACGTTGATGACGGATCCCGAAATTGAACCGTTGTTGGCGGCCGAGTTCGCCAGACGCGGCGCGACGGGTTACACATCGGTCGATTGTCGCGGTGTGGGCAAACAACAGATTGACGGAGACTCAATCGCGGCAGTTCCGCGAGTGCGGCTCGAAGTTATGGTCACGCCTGCGGTATGCACCGACATCCTGGAATTCATCCGTGGTGAAATACAGCCCAACCATCGTTTGACGTTCGTGGTCGAATCCGTCCAAGTATCTCGCCTGAACGCTTTTGTCGCGACGCCGAGAATGCCAGTCGAGGTGTAG
- a CDS encoding proton-conducting transporter transmembrane domain-containing protein — MGELHFPWLESSILIPLLGAIWIRFFAHPENSLRQAVAFCALTFALTVGELIDFVTLGTFEAHDHWAFINWLFDQEVFVVDELSAFLLPLGALIHLVVVMSTLRTKAPRFSLTSTLVSEAILLATFSCRASWTLVALMAAATVPVYIELERRSRCTRIYALHMFAFVILLVLGWASLQFTDSSSEAVLIPGALLTAAALIRSGIAPLHLWMTDLFEKATFGTAILFVTPLTGAYAVMRFVLPIAPSWALQSIAILSLTTAVYGGAMSLVQKEARRMFCFLFLSQASLVLVGLELVTPIGLTGALCVWLSVGMSLTGFGITLRSIEARISRISLADFHGLNRQMPTLAGFFLLTGLASIGFPFTVGFVGMELLIEGAVEVYPLVGTMVVIAAAFCGITVMLAYFRIFTGRSNATLIPMHARLSERIAVMVLSVLIIGGGLVPQPGVASRYHAANELSEQRQQNPMTIDVEEADEVVDHSDDANETIESIHQEREYHSNESNSDSFILTPPGHIETPQP, encoded by the coding sequence ATGGGTGAGTTGCATTTCCCGTGGCTAGAATCATCGATTCTGATTCCACTTTTGGGCGCAATCTGGATTCGTTTCTTTGCGCATCCCGAAAATTCGCTTCGCCAAGCTGTTGCTTTCTGTGCGTTAACATTCGCCTTGACGGTGGGTGAGTTGATTGACTTTGTCACACTGGGAACCTTCGAAGCGCACGATCACTGGGCGTTCATCAATTGGCTCTTTGACCAAGAAGTATTCGTCGTTGATGAACTCAGCGCATTCTTGTTGCCACTGGGTGCATTGATTCACTTGGTGGTTGTGATGTCGACGTTGCGTACCAAGGCGCCACGTTTCTCGTTGACCTCGACGCTGGTTTCGGAGGCGATTCTGCTGGCAACGTTCAGTTGTCGTGCATCGTGGACTTTGGTTGCGTTGATGGCTGCCGCCACGGTGCCAGTTTATATCGAATTAGAACGTCGAAGTCGTTGCACTCGCATCTACGCGCTGCACATGTTTGCGTTCGTCATTTTGTTGGTGCTGGGCTGGGCCTCACTTCAATTCACGGATAGTTCGTCCGAAGCCGTCTTGATTCCCGGTGCTTTGCTGACCGCCGCTGCGCTGATCCGCAGCGGAATCGCACCGCTACATCTGTGGATGACCGACCTGTTTGAAAAGGCCACCTTTGGCACCGCCATCCTGTTTGTGACTCCGCTGACCGGTGCCTACGCCGTCATGCGTTTTGTGTTACCGATCGCGCCGTCTTGGGCGCTGCAAAGCATTGCAATTTTGTCGTTGACGACTGCGGTCTATGGGGGTGCGATGTCACTGGTGCAGAAAGAAGCACGCCGAATGTTTTGTTTCCTGTTCCTAAGCCAAGCATCGCTGGTTTTGGTTGGATTGGAATTGGTCACACCGATCGGTTTGACCGGTGCACTTTGCGTTTGGTTGTCGGTGGGAATGTCGTTGACCGGATTTGGTATCACGCTGCGGTCGATCGAAGCGAGAATCTCGCGGATATCACTGGCTGACTTTCACGGGCTCAATCGTCAGATGCCAACGTTGGCAGGTTTCTTCCTGCTGACCGGACTAGCGTCAATTGGGTTCCCGTTTACGGTCGGATTCGTCGGCATGGAATTGCTGATTGAAGGCGCCGTCGAAGTCTATCCCCTGGTCGGCACGATGGTCGTCATCGCAGCGGCTTTCTGCGGCATCACGGTGATGCTGGCGTACTTCCGAATCTTTACCGGACGATCCAATGCGACTTTGATTCCGATGCATGCCAGACTATCCGAACGGATCGCTGTGATGGTCCTAAGCGTTCTGATCATCGGGGGCGGGCTAGTTCCGCAACCCGGCGTCGCATCTCGATATCACGCGGCGAACGAGTTGTCGGAACAACGACAACAAAACCCGATGACGATCGATGTCGAGGAAGCGGACGAAGTCGTCGACCATTCCGATGACGCCAATGAAACGATTGAGTCAATACACCAAGAGCGCGAATACCATTCGAACGAATCCAACAGCGATTCGTTCATTCTTACCCCACCCGGCCACATCGAAACCCCACAACCATGA
- a CDS encoding proton-conducting transporter transmembrane domain-containing protein, with product MNTTEIVFQLLGTAVVASPAILLAILGLSALSGRPLNESSISRLTQASVLFSLIPAIGILAMMLVLGTRYVPIEWGDWVTIPQHDFHFHLKFVFDRLSVPFVILSCVLCGVVGSFTRRYLHREAGYARFFLYYAMFFTGMVTSSLAGTIETLFVGWEMVGLSSALLVAYFDERETPVRSGQRVWSIYRLSDAAFLIAALSIHHMTGQGDFGGLMSSGIWPDGTAAVTPQQALFVGTLLLVAAAGKSALFPFSGWLPRAMEGPTPSSAIFYGALSVHLGAYLLLRVSPLFDVSMTLRVMVITLGVLSAASGALMSRVQHDVKVSLAYASLTQVGIIVVEIGLGFQYLALIHIVGHACMRTMQLLRAPTLLRDYQTMENALGSRLPTSRSRIDQWIPVWLERWCYRFGFGRGFMDTALDQWIVAPFVSIFQRFDSWERATTDWISHEESRESDKAELHPESTGRKT from the coding sequence ATGAACACGACTGAAATTGTCTTCCAATTGCTAGGGACTGCTGTTGTCGCGAGTCCAGCTATTTTGCTTGCCATTCTGGGGCTGTCTGCGCTGTCAGGACGCCCGCTAAACGAGAGCTCGATTTCCCGTTTAACGCAGGCGTCGGTCTTATTTTCGCTAATTCCTGCGATCGGAATTTTGGCGATGATGTTGGTTTTGGGCACACGCTACGTTCCGATCGAATGGGGCGACTGGGTGACCATTCCGCAACACGATTTTCATTTTCACTTGAAGTTCGTGTTTGACCGGTTGAGCGTTCCGTTTGTGATTCTGTCGTGCGTGCTGTGCGGCGTGGTCGGTTCGTTCACACGCCGGTATTTGCACCGCGAAGCGGGCTATGCGCGGTTCTTTTTGTACTATGCGATGTTCTTTACCGGCATGGTGACCTCATCGTTAGCCGGGACCATTGAAACGCTGTTCGTCGGATGGGAAATGGTCGGTTTGTCATCCGCTCTGTTGGTCGCGTACTTTGACGAACGCGAGACACCGGTTCGTAGCGGACAGCGAGTTTGGTCGATTTATCGATTGTCGGATGCTGCGTTTTTGATCGCCGCTCTTTCGATACACCACATGACCGGCCAAGGTGACTTTGGCGGCTTGATGAGCAGTGGCATTTGGCCAGACGGGACGGCTGCTGTCACACCTCAACAAGCACTGTTTGTTGGCACGTTGTTGTTGGTTGCTGCCGCCGGCAAGTCGGCATTATTTCCGTTCTCGGGCTGGTTGCCTCGCGCAATGGAAGGACCGACACCGTCGAGTGCCATTTTCTATGGCGCGCTGTCGGTTCACTTAGGTGCCTATCTGTTGCTGCGGGTCAGTCCGCTGTTCGATGTCTCGATGACGCTACGTGTGATGGTGATAACGCTGGGTGTTTTGTCAGCGGCGAGTGGGGCGTTAATGTCGCGAGTCCAACACGACGTGAAAGTTTCGCTTGCTTATGCGTCGCTGACACAGGTCGGCATCATCGTGGTCGAAATCGGTTTGGGGTTCCAATACTTGGCGTTGATCCACATCGTCGGCCACGCTTGCATGCGAACGATGCAGTTGTTGCGTGCTCCGACGTTGCTGCGTGACTACCAAACGATGGAAAACGCATTGGGTAGCCGATTGCCGACTTCCCGATCACGAATCGATCAATGGATACCCGTCTGGCTAGAACGATGGTGCTATCGATTTGGGTTTGGCCGCGGGTTCATGGACACGGCGCTTGACCAATGGATTGTAGCGCCCTTTGTTTCAATCTTCCAACGTTTCGATTCATGGGAGCGTGCCACAACCGATTGGATATCTCACGAAGAGTCGCGTGAATCCGACAAAGCCGAATTGCATCCGGAATCAACCGGGAGGAAGACCTAA